One window from the genome of Rhizoctonia solani chromosome 15, complete sequence encodes:
- a CDS encoding Retrotransposable element Tf2 protein, translating into MLDVLANGHSHSIPFLVCPIGSTPTILGITWLAQESPLIDWTLGIVTFQEQVLIALEEEADPDLLADLPSQYHEFAKVFGKEEFKVLPPHREYDIAIDLLPDAKLSPGPI; encoded by the exons atgttagatg tattggccaatggccattcccactccattccctttCTTGTCTGCCCCATTGGGAGCACCCCCACCATCCTTGGCATAACATGGCTTGctcaggagtcacccctCATTGATTGGACACTAGGCATAGTCACCTTCCAAGAACAGGTCCTAATAGCATTGGAGGAGGAGGCAGACCCAGACCTGTTGGCAGATCTTCCTTCccaataccatgagtttgctaaagtctttggcaaagaagaattcaaggtcttgcccccacatagggagtatgatataGCCATTGACCTCCTCCCTGATGCCAAGCTCTCCCCTGGACCCATTTag
- a CDS encoding Retrotransposable element Tf2 protein: protein MFVKKADGSLWLVVDYRKLNDITHKDIYPLPRQDDLMAKLRHAKIFSKLDLRWGYNNVQIKEGDKWKTAFQTKYGLFEYLVMPFGLTNAPAAFQHFINNLFRDLIDITIVIYLDNILIFSEDPKDRPTHVREVLSCLMKNQLFCKLSKCHFHVTTVDYLGIVISPAGFSMDQKKIKAVTSWPQLLRVVTVKQTQAFLGFVNYLWRFIPNFSSVAHPLHNLTKKETPWSWGNLEDHAFQELKSLVTKAPVLIHLNPELPYYLETDASGVAMGAILSQQGEDNCLHLVAYMSKSFSGAKANYDTHDKELLAIIKALEEWHILLEATNKPIQVFTNHRNLEYWMQARMFNQRHAQWHVFLSNFNFEIHYCPRKQSGKPDALSRRLDYLDKVQEPEIMLPPEVFANTSKEEFKIVTEICSKLREDPSIEPIIQFLTKDADNAPPSIQKAYRDYNWEEDLL from the exons atgtttgtgaaaaAAGCAGATGGTTCCTTATGGCTGGTGGTGGATTATAGGAAGCTCAATGACATCACACACAAGGATATTTATCCACTCCCAAGgcaggatgacctcatggcaaagCTAAGGCATGCTAAGATTTTCAGCAAGCTAGATCTGAGGTGGGGATATAACAATgtccaaatcaaggaaggagacaaatggaagacagctttCCAGACTAAATATGgcctatttgaataccttgtcatgccttttggactcacaaatgcccctgcagcgttccaacacttcataaACAACCTATTTAGGGATCTAATTGACATTACCATAGTCATCTATCTAGACAAcatactgatcttctcagaggaccctaaAGACCGTCCCACTCATGTTAGGGAAGTCCTCTCATGCTTAATGAAGAatcagttgttctgcaaattatcaaagtgccacttccatgtcactacAGTTGATTACctgggcattgtcatatccccagcaggattctccatggaccagaagaaaatCAAGGCTGTCACATCTTGGCCCCaactgttaagagttgt aacagtcaaacagaccCAGGCTTTCCTAggctttgtcaactacctttGGCGGTTTATCCCAAACTTCAGTTCTGTTGCGCATcctctccacaacctcaccaagaaggaaaccccctggtcatggggcaacCTAGAGGATCATGCTTTTCAGGAACTGAAATCCCTAGTCACCAAGGCACCAGTACTCATCCACTTAAACCCTGAGCTCCCTTactacctggaaacagatgcatcaggggtagccatgggggCAATACTTAGCCAACAAGGGGAAGATAACTGCTTACACctggttgcatatatgtcaaAGTCCTTCTCAGGTGCCAAAGCCAACTATGATACACATGATAAGGAGCTTCTGGCAATAATCAAAGCCCTGGAAGAATGGCACATACTCCTGGAAGCCACAAACAAACCAATTCAAGTCTTCACCAACCACAgaaacttggaatactggatgcaggcaagaaTGTTCAATCAAAGACATGCCCAATGGCACGTATTCCTAAGcaacttcaattttgagatacattattgcccaagaaaacagtcaggaaagccagatgCGTTGTCTAGAAGATTGGATTATTTGGACAAAGTACAGGAACCAGAGATCATGCTACCACCAgaagtatttgccaacacatcCAAGGAGGAATTCaaaattgtcacagaaatatGCTCCAAACTAAGGGAGGACCCTTCCATTGAGCCtattatccaattcctaacCAAAGATGCAGACAATGCGCCTCCCTCAATCCAGAAGGCATACAGAGACTAcaactgggaggaagacctccTATAG
- a CDS encoding Transposon Tf2-7 polyprotein codes for MSWLKLHNPTIDWPNKRITFNSQYCNNSCLSISNSILGNVGGTSNHLEGIPEDLGGVKVIEPLEGIPRETGGTVDSPLESIPVELRNFAEVFSEDMKVTELPPHRPFDLGIDLIDPDKPVKAMVYLLKASDDEELRKLLKEQLDKGLICPSKSKYGSPVHFVNKKNGKRRMVVDYRSLNANTVKNAYPLPLIQSLIEKLRGAKYFSTIDLKSGYNLVRIKEGDEWKTAFKTKYGLFEYLVMPFGLCNAPAAFQHFMNEIFRDILDVYVVVYLDNILIFSESRELHTKHLQEVLKRLQDNACYCNLEKCNFYASEVDYLGVIANGEGVKADPKKITQAVDWATPRSVKGVQEFLGFINFYRRFIHNFSKLAQPLYQLLQKNIPWEWGERQEVSFKALKQALIESPVLIQPDPYKEFFLECDASDFATGAVLNQKGSDDKLHLVAFLSKSLATAERNYDIFDKELLAVVRALKEWRHLLEGTVIPVKILTDHKNLEYFQTKRDLNQRQLRWMGFLADYNYRIVYRPGAQNRKADILSRREDHKSAVKEGGETPVLISPELFIAAIQTDSDLNDLIRDALHDDKAVYKILKSLEEDIPVKGWKLDNGLLYYHDRIYVPNEPEIRKAILESRHDNPSTGHPGQFRTLDLLSRDYYWSGMKQSVTKYVQACDSCIRSKHSNRAPEGLLQNIDLPNKPWEEITYDLIVGLPTSEGYDAILTVVDRLSKMVHFIPTHSDATAVNVANLFVSFVWKLHGLPRKTILDQGPQFNAKFLRQVYKRLGIEPHFSTAYRPQVDGQSERLNQFVEIYLRHYINYRQTDWVASLPLAEFAYNNGKHSGSKHSPFYMCYGYNPDFTVGNTKESHVPQANNLADFLKEIQTEAKAALEIAARQNAQYYDLNRREATKLEVGDKVYLSSANIKTSRPSHKLEHKRLGPYKVLEKIGRNSYKLDLPKSMKVHPVFNIALLHKKPVDKYDRDPVPLPPVVTADGEEEYTVERILDSKKVGQQVKYLVKWKGYGPEDNTWEPKAHLANAPEKLAKFHREHPEAAGP; via the coding sequence atgtcctggctcaagttacacaaccctactatagattggcctaataagcgtatcacttttaattctcaatattgtaacAATTCTTGTCTTTCTATttctaattctatcctgggaaaTGTCGGTGGAACttctaaccaccttgaaggcataccagaagacttaggaggtgtcaaggtaattgaacctcttgaaggcatccctagggaaactggaggtactgtggattctccacttgaaagtatcccagtagaactgcgcaattttgcggaggtattttctgaggacatgaaggtgacggaactgccgccgcaccgtccttttgatttagggattgatttaatcgatcctgataaacctgttaaggctatggtatacctcttgaaggcatctgatgatgaggaacttagaaaacttcttaaagaacaattggacaaaggattgatttgcccatccaagtccaaatatggttccccagttcactttgtcaacaagaaaaatgggaaaaggcgtatggttgtggattatagatccctaaatgcaaatacagtcaagaatgcgtaccctctacctctaatacagtctctcattgagaaactaaggggcgcaaaatacttttccaccattgacctgaaatctggatataacttggtccggataaaggaaggtgatgaatggaagactgcgtttaaaaccaaatatggcctgtttgaatacctagtcatgccctttgggttatgcaacgctcctgctgcatttcagcacttcatgaatgagatatttagggacatattggatgtctatgtagtagtatatctagacaacatcctaatattctcagaaagcagggaattacacacaaaacatctccaagaggtactgaaaaggctgcaagacaatgcatgctactgtaacctggagaagtgtaatttctatgcgtctgaagtagattaccttggtgtcattgccaatggtgaaggagtGAAAGCAGaccccaagaaaatcactcaagcggttgattgggcaacaccgcgctctgtcaaaggggttcaagagtttttgggctttataaatttctatagacgcttcatacataacttctcaaaattggcacaacccttataccaactactccaaaagaatataccttgggagtggggtgaacgccaagaagtgtcttttaaagctcttaaacaggctctaattgaatcccctgtCTTAATCCAACCcgatccatacaaggagtttttccttgagtgtgacgcctctgattttgcaacgggcgctgtccttaatcaaaagggcagtgatgataaattacacctggttgcattcctatcaaaatccctagcaactgctgaaagaaactatgatatctttgataaagagttactagcagtagtaagggctttaaaggaatggcgtcacctgctggaaggaacagtaatccctgtcaaaatactgacagaccataaaaatctggagtacttccagacaaaaagggatctgaaccaaaggcagttaaggtggatgggatttttggcagattacaactataggattgtgtataggccgggcgcacagaatagaaaagcagatattctctctcgccgtgaagaccacaagtctgcggttaaagaggggggtgaaacccctgtgctcataagcccagagctttttattgcagctattcaaacagatagtgaccttaatgatctaataagggacgctctgcatgatgataaagctgtatacaaaatccttaaatccttggaagaggacaTACCTGTTAAAGGATGGAAACTTGATAATGGCTTACTCTACTATCATGACCGGATTTATGTCCCtaatgagccagaaatcaggaaagccatcttagaaagcaggcatgataacccttccactgggcacccaggacagttcagaaccctagacctcctttcaagggaCTACTACTggtcagggatgaaacaatctgtaacaaaatatgtccaagcatgcgattcatgcatacgtagCAAACACTCCAACCgggctcctgaaggtctccttcaaaacatagatttacccaataagccctgggaggaaataacgtatgacttgattgtaggactccccacctcagaaggatatgatgcaatattaacagtagtggaccgattatccaaaatggtccattttataccaacgcactctgatgcTACTGCTGTCAATGTTGCAAATCTCTTTGTATCCTTtgtgtggaagttacatgggttacccaggaaaaccattTTGGACCAAGGCCCCCAATTTAATGCAAAATTCCTGAGACAAGTCTACAAGCGGttggggatagaaccacatttctccactgcatacagaccacaagttgatggacaaagtgaacgtttaaaccagtttgtggaaatTTACCTACGCCACTACATCAACtatagacaaacagactgggttgcatcactaccacttgcagaatttgcatacaataatgggaaacactcaggctccaaacactctcccttctacatgtgctatggttataatccagacttcacagttggaaacaccaaagaaagccatgtcccccaagccaacaacctagcagacttcctgaaagaaatccaaactgaagcaaaagctgctttagaaattgctgcaagacaaaatgcgcaatactatgatttaaacagaagggaagcaaccaagctggaagttGGTGATAAAGTTTATTTGAGTAGtgccaacatcaaaacttcaaggccttcccatAAGCTAGAACATAAGCGATTGGGGCCCTAcaaggtcttggagaaaattggcaggaactcttataaactggatctccctaaatccatgaaagtccatcctgtcttcaacattgccctATTACACAAAAAGCCAGTAGACAAGTATGACCGTGATCCAGTCCCACTCcccccagttgtcacagctgatggagaagaggaatatactgttgaaaggatcctagactccaagaaagtgggtcaacaagtcaaatacttggttaaatggaaagggtatggaccagaggataacacatgggagcccaaggcccacttagccaatgcccctgaaaaattggctaagtttcaccgtgaacatccagaggcagctggaccttaa
- a CDS encoding Transposon Tf2-1 polyprotein, with product MAFRRTYDPGWKLCVEWKHQMVLIPTLLSTRVSTSFPPIYNKGEEEYEVEQIIDSKQQKGKWFYLIKWKGYGPEDNSWEPEELLDHSQEEIKRFNQARLRKACDAAKSL from the exons ATGGCATTCAGAAGGACCTATGATCCAGGCTGGAAACTCTGTGTTGAATGGAAACACCAAATGGTTCTAATCCCA actctgctcagcaccagagtctcaacctcttttcccccaatttacaacaaaggggaagaagaatatgaggttgaacaaatcattgactctaaaCAACAaaagggaaaatggttttacttgattaaatggaaagggtacggaccagaggacaattcatgggaacctgAAGAACTGCTGGAtcacagccaagaagagatcaagcgcttcaaccaagctagactcagaaaggcttgtgacgccgccaagagcctttaa
- a CDS encoding Transposon Tf2-7 polyprotein: MFYVGLLSKLHKSPSQMLPDQPPPETIEGEEEYKKGKWFYLIKWKGYGLEDNSWELEELLEHSQEEIHHFNKAQLKKACDSVMD; the protein is encoded by the exons ATGTTCTATGTAGGGCTTCTCTCCAAGTTGCACAAGTCCCCCAGTCAGATGCTCCCAGACCAAcctcctcctgaaacaatagaaggagaagaggagtacaAA aaaggaaaatggttctatttaatcaaatggaaaggttatggCCTGGAAgataactcatgggaactGGAGGAGCTATTGGAACatagccaggaagagatacACCACTTCAACAAagcacaactgaaaaaggcttgtgactctgtTATGGATTAG
- a CDS encoding Retrotransposable element Tf2 protein, with translation MKSSAKEWVKCCPTCQANWRAHAPAIALKPLEVPLFLFHTILYNFITGFPKSQGHNAILVVIDSFSKFGHFIPTSKKVSAKGLADLFVTHVWKLHGLPVKTVSDRGTMFTGKFLRALYQQLGIRPSFSSAYHPESNGQTERVNQFIKFYLRSYVTADHSD, from the coding sequence atgaaatcctctgccaaggaatgggtcaAATGCTGCCCTACCTGTCAAGCAAATTGGAGAGCTCATGCCCCAGCAATtgccctaaaacccttagaagttcccctGTTTCTgttccacaccatcttgtacaacttcatcacagggttcCCCAAGTCCCAAGGGCACAATGCCATACTGGTGGTCATAGAttccttctccaaatttggccacttcatccctacTTCAAAGAAGGTATCAGCTAAAGGACTGGCAGACCTATTTGTCACACATGTCTGGAAACTACATGGGTTACCAGTCAAAACAGTGTCAGACAGAGGGACTATGTTTACAGGAAAGTTTCTAAGGGCACTCTACCAACAGCTAGGCATCAGACCATCCTTCTCATCAGCCTATCACCCAGAATCCAATggtcaaacagaaagggtaaaCCAGTTCATCAAGTTCTACCTCAGGTCCTATGTCACAGCAGATCACTCAGACTGa
- a CDS encoding Zinc finger, CCHC-type translates to MFQWRRATAQQVYDKAEEIANHIESTRLSNPSVSTIRAPSSATPTPTSNPTPICTRLNVGDNVYMIDPTTCRAKKGAITSIDTMIPFPSLKKDECPAAAAPVKPIIAPVPVLASNSKGPGPMDLDGRGFTNLTCHVCGGKGHFARNCPSKPMSGHVANVEWSWERPKEENQIEVVSDEEELGKGKAKAN, encoded by the exons atgttccaatggcgtcgCGCCACAGCTCAACAAGTTTATGATAAGGCAGAGGAGATTGCAAATCATATCGAATCCACTCGCCTGTCCAATCCGTCGGTCTCCACTATTCGCGCCCCTTCCTCTGCTACCCCCACTCCCACTTCCAACCCCACTCCCATTTGTACTCGTCTTAATGTTGGGGACAATGTTTACATGATTGATCCCACCACTTGtcgcgccaagaaaggcgctatcACTTCCATT GATACTATGATTCCCTTCCCATCTTTAAAAAAGGATGAGTGccctgctgctgctgccccAGTAAAGCCTATTATTGCCCCCGTCCCTGTTTTAGCTTCAAATTCTaagggcccaggccccatggACCTTGATGGAAGGGGCTTTACAAATCTCACCTGTCATGTATGCGGCGGTAAAGGCCACTTTGCACGCAATTGTCCTTCAAaacccatgtctggacatgtggctaacgtcgaatggtcttgggaaaggcctaaagaagaaaaccaaattgaagttgtctctgatgaggaggagttgggaaaaggaaaagccaaggccaactaa
- a CDS encoding Transposon Tf2-1 polyprotein, with protein sequence MSTQPSTFVHADPNALSVPTNIQEIPAWAQEIKNLLLAMNQNLSLVIGQAAAHHTDIGTTQATLNNHDSSITNLDALIVKLGADIAKIGTAAASGSSLALATKAPKLATPDKFDGSDKNKAISFRVAVSHYLRISYPGSTVDEQIAFIISCLDGKAHEWLEPYLEEDVVKGNPVSWLHNLDAFWLQFNARWNVQNRTENFRAKLRTLKQTKGVQDYYKDFQTYSQGLGYNNPSLRDMFYDGLSHKIKETLMVQDYDHADASVTLATLAEKALKVDQRLEQFAAQHKGPSSSSNQSGSKSSTSTSAAAQGAPRDKLSVGEQVYAIVDGKAKKGVLQKIGQNAKGIAVPIVKWNDGTTMDVTFKTIKKDNHPVTATSTPAPKASSSSSARNSGPSPMDLDSASSKGKKPIICATCGGRGHYANQCPSKSYSGHEAHISEDELENGDL encoded by the coding sequence ATGTCGACCCAACCCTCTACCTTTGTGCATGCCGACCCAAATGCGCTGTCtgtccccaccaatatccaggagatacctgcgtgggcccaggagatcaaaaacctcctcctggctatgaaTCAGAATCTTTCTCTGGTCATAGGACAAGCGGCTGCCCATCATACAGATATTGGCACCACTCAGGCTACCCTCAACAACCATGATAGTAGCATTACcaaccttgacgccctcattgttaaacttggggctgatattgccaaaataggcactgctgctgcttctggttcctcccttgccttggctaccaaggctccTAAACTTGCAAcgccagacaaatttgaCGGGTCAGACAAAAACAAGGCAATCTCTTTCAGAGTTGCTGTAtctcattatctcaggatttcatatcctggctcaacagtggatgagcaaatcGCATTTATCAtttcctgcctggatggcaaggcccatgagtggcttgagccctaccTAGAAGAGGACGTTGTGAAAGGGAATCCTGTTTCCTGGCTCcacaatctggatgccttctggctgcaattcaatgcacgctggaatgtccaaaataggacaGAGAACTTCCGCGCTAAATTGCGCACCCTTAAGCAAACCAAGGGAGTCCAAGATTattacaaggacttccagacctattctcaaggtcttggttaCAACAATCCTTCTCTCAGGGACatgttctatgatggcctgtcccacaaaattaaggaaactctcatggttcaagattatgaccatgcagatgcctctgtaactcttgcaactcttgcagagaaggcccttaaagtGGATCAACGCCTAGAGCAGTTTGCGGCCCAGCACAAGGgtccctcttcctcttcaaaccaatctggaagcaaatccagcacttctacgtcagcagcagcccagggagcgcccagggataaactgtctgttggggaacaaGTGTATGcaattgtggatggaaaggctaagAAGGGGGTTCTACAAAAAATTGGCCAAAATGCCAAAGGGATTGCAGTTCCAATTGTTaagtggaatgatggcaccaccatggacgttaccttcaaaactatcaagaaggataaccacccagtcactgccacttccactcctgctcccaaggcttcctcctcctcctctgcgcgcaactctggtccttcccctatggacttagactctgcctcctcaaaaggcaaaaaacctattatatgcgcaacatgtggaggtaggggacactatgccaatcaatgcccttccaaatcctactctggccatgaggcccatatctctgaggatgagttggaaaatggggacctctga
- a CDS encoding Retrotransposable element Tf2 protein — translation MSWLKKHNPQISWEKHTLVFNSLYCSNNCLLVPAVLELKATEEIPIPYQEFSKVFSEEESSKLLPHCPYDIAIELLPDAKPRHGPIYSLGPREDAELKETIEKQLKAGLICPSKSPMASPILFVKKKNGKLRIMTKKNVYPLPLPQNLIEKLQGAKIFSKFDLKAGYNLVRIKEGDKWKTAFKTKYGLFEYLVMPFGLTNAPAAFQDMMNEIFRDLLDVYVIIYLDDILVFSMNKKDHETHVQEVLKRLQDNNLFCNIKKCHFHVKKINYLGFIISEFGVEVDQTKVTDAMNWLTPKNVKNIQEFLGFVNFYRQFIPNFGNLARPLYNLLKKDNTWKWGPPEQGSFDNLKKCLTSAPLLLQPDTTRQFYVECNASDYATGAILSQRNSEGKLAPVAYLSKSLSPAKKNYNIFDKELLAVIRAFKEWRHLLEGSKLPVQVLTDHKNLEYFSTSQSLNKRQIRWANFLVDYNFQIIYRPGAQNKKADILSQRYDLVPLEGGVENQVLLKPELFVSAITPDQEINDLIGKAIYEDACLKEILHKLQDKEKVTNWELKEGLLWHQGKIFVPKDNTIRNLILESRHDALAAGHPGQARTLELVSRNYYWPSMKKFVNSYVSHCLLKPLQIPERPWEDIAYDMIVGLPVSEGFNAILTVIDRFSKMVHFIPTQSTLSAIDIANLFITYVWKLHGLPKSTVSDRGPTFNAKFICHLYKRLDIKPTYSTAYHPQTDGQTERIQREAKIFIRMFGNHCQSDWVALLPLAEFALNNLKQTSTDKSPFQICYGYNPRFLVGQKSEEVVPNADQHAEFLEKGYNEVKAALSLSQERMKYFYDQRHKDKDEIQVGDKAWLSHQNKSTDRPSMKLSHKKLGPYLVIERIGSHAYKLQLPHTMRIHPVFHINLLTKFHPDPHGRNPPQPAPIVTEEGEEEYEVEKILDSKWKGCGKSRKLWYLIKWKGYDKGSNSWEPIDNVANAKEAKEEFHKEYPDAVGA, via the exons atgtcatggctGAAAAAGCACAATCCCCAGATTTCATGGGAAAAGCACACCCTTGTTTTTAACTCATTATACTGTTCCAATAATTGTTTATTGGTACCTGCTGTCTTGGAACTTAAGGCAACAGAAGAAATCCCTATTCCCTATCAGGAATTTTCCAAGGTCTtttctgaggaagaatcatccaaattgctgcctcattgcccttatgatATTGCTATTGAATTACTTCCTGACGCAAAACCCCGacatggccccatatataGTTTAGGCCCAAGGGAAGATGCAGAACTTAAGGAAACCATTGAGAAACAACTCAAGGCTGGCCTGATTTGCCCATCTAAATCCCCAATGGCTTCTCCAATTCTATTTGTCAAAAAAAAGAATGGGAAActacgcat CATGACCAAAAAGAATGTATATCCCTTACCTTTGCCACAGAACCTTATTGAGAAGCTACAaggtgccaagatctttagtaaatttgatctcaAGGCAGGATATAATTTAGTCCGGataaaagaaggtgacaaatggaaaacagccttcaaaacaaaatacggactatttgagtacttggttatgccctttgggttaaCAAATGCGCCGGCGGCTTTTCAAGATatgatgaatgagatattcagGGACCTTCTAGATGTTTATGTCATCATATACCTGGATGATATCCTAGTCTTCTCCATGAACAAAAAAGATCATGAAACTCATGTGCAAGAAGTATTAAAAAGACTACAGGATAACAATCTCTTCTGCAATATCaaaaaatgccatttccatgtCAAGAAAATCAATTATCTAGGGTTTATCATATCAGAATTTGGCGTAGAGGTTGATCAAACTAAAGTCACTGAtgcaatgaactggttgactccaaagaatgtcaaaaatatccaagaatttctGGGATTTgtaaatttctatagacaATTCATTCCTAATTTTGGCAACCTGGCACGACCTCTATATAATTTGCTCAAAAAGGATAATACCTGGAAATGGGGACCGCCAGAACAAGGATCTTTTGATAACCTGAAAAAATGTCTCACTTCAGCACCTTTGCTTCTACAACCGGATACCACAAGGCAATTCTATGTGGAATGCAACGCTTCAGActatgcaacaggagccATATTATCCCAACGCAATTCTGAGGGAAAGTTGGCCCCTGTGGCATACCTGTCAAAATCCTTGTCCCCAGCCAAAAAGAACTACAATatttttgacaaggaattattagcagtcattagggcatttaaGGAATGGCGCCATTTGCTAGAAGGATCCAAAttaccagtccaagttctaacaGATCATAAGAACTTAGAATATTTTTCCACGTCCCAATCCCTGAATAAACGCCAGATTAGATGGGCCAACTTCCTAGTTGattataacttccaaatcatTTATAGGCCTGGAGCACAGAATAAAAAGGCAGACATCCTCTCACAACGCTATGATttggtaccccttgaagggggggtagagaaccaggttctcctgaaaccggaactttttGTTTCAGCTATTACCCCagatcaggaaatcaatgaCCTAATCGGCAAGGCAATTTATGAGGATGCCTGTCTGAAAGAAATCCTACACAAACTTCaggacaaggaaaaggtcacAAATTGGGAACTAAAAGAAGGGTTACTATGGCACCAAGGgaaaatctttgtacctaAGGATAATACTATTAGAAACCTTATCTTGGAATCTAGGCACGACGCATTAGCTGCAGGACATCCGGGACAAGCCAGAACTTTAGAACTTGTCTCAAGGAATTATTATTGGCCATCCatgaaaaagtttgtcaactCCTATGTCAGCCACT GCCTGTTAAAACCattgcaaattcctgaacggccctgggaagacattgcttatgatatgattgtgggactacCGGTTTCAGAAGGTTTCAATGCTATCCTGACGGTGATTGATCgattctcaaaaatggtccaCTTCATTCCCACCCAATCCACGTTGTCAGCcattgacattgccaacCTATTTATCACATACGTATGGAAGCTACACGGCCTCCCCAAAAGCAcagtctcagatagaggtcCCACATTTAACGCCAAATTCATTTGTCATCTCtataaaaggctggacattAAGCCAACATATTCCACGGCGTATCATCCTCagacagatggacagactgagcgcatacaaagagaagccaagatctttatacgtatgtttgggaatcattgccaATCAGATTGGGTAGCATTACTACCAttggctgaatttgctcTAAACAATTTGAAGCAAACTTCCACAGACAAATCCCCCTTCCAAATTTGTTATGGCTATAATCCAAGATTTTTGGTTGGTCAAAAATCAGAAGAGGTAGTTCCAAACGCAGACCAACATGCAGAATTTTTGGAAAAAGGATACAATGAAGTCAAAGCAGCTCTATCCTTATCCCAAGAAAGAATGAAGTACTTTTATGATCAAAGACATAAGGACAAAGAtgaaattcaagtaggagACAAGGCCTGGCTGAGTCATCAAAATAAATCCACAGATAGACCCTCAATGAAACTCAGCCATAAAAAATTAGGACCCTACTTAGTAATTGAAAGAATAGGATCACACGCATACAAACTTCAATTACCCCAcactatgcgcatacatcctgtGTTCCATATCAATCTTCTTACTAAATTTCATCCTGACCCTCACGGACGCAACCCTCCCCAACCTGCACCCattgtcacagaagaaggagaggaggaatatgaggttgaaAAAATCTTGGATAGTAAATGGAAGGGATGCGGTAAATCAAGGAAACTCTGGTATCTGATtaagtggaaaggatatgacaaaggaagcaattcctgggaaccaattGATAATGTGGCCAATGCCAAGGAGGCAAAAGAAGAGTTCCATAAGGAGTaccctgatgcagttggagcttga